One window from the genome of Planctomycetota bacterium encodes:
- the ispG gene encoding flavodoxin-dependent (E)-4-hydroxy-3-methylbut-2-enyl-diphosphate synthase: MAGDKRFARRPSRAVHVGPVPIGGAHPVSIQSMTTTHTRDVRETLAQIRRLAAAGCDLVRVAVPSLSDADALAELVRSSPVPLIADIHFTTSLALKALDAGVAKVRLNPGNIDDPDGLRRVLARAAELGRPIRFGVNSGSVRGARRPKPHLERSERWGRRSSRPLRGCRDLARLMVDVLMEWVRKAETEGFRDLVLSAKASDVPTTLQAYRLLAEACDLPLHLGITAAGPMDEARTRSAIVLGTLLSEGIGDTVRVSLTGSSVNEVLMAQEILAELGLRPRLGIRILSCPTCGRCEVDLIGLVEALKARTRDVLEPLTVAVMGCVVNGPGEAVEADVGVAAGKGHGMLFREGKALRKVPEKDLLDALLDEIRTLAESRSD, from the coding sequence ATGGCGGGCGACAAACGATTCGCGAGGCGTCCGAGCCGGGCGGTCCACGTCGGCCCCGTGCCGATCGGCGGCGCCCACCCCGTCAGCATCCAGTCCATGACGACCACGCACACGCGCGACGTGAGGGAGACGCTGGCTCAGATTCGGCGCCTTGCGGCCGCAGGGTGCGATCTCGTGCGCGTCGCGGTCCCTTCGCTTTCCGACGCCGACGCCCTGGCGGAACTCGTCCGGTCCTCGCCGGTCCCCCTGATTGCCGACATTCACTTCACCACGTCGCTCGCGCTCAAGGCCCTCGATGCGGGCGTCGCCAAGGTCCGCCTCAATCCGGGCAACATCGACGATCCGGACGGCCTGCGCCGGGTGCTCGCGCGGGCGGCGGAACTCGGCCGGCCCATCCGTTTCGGCGTCAACTCCGGCAGCGTCCGCGGCGCGCGCCGCCCAAAGCCCCACCTTGAGCGAAGCGAAAGGTGGGGACGCCGTTCGAGCCGCCCGCTTCGCGGATGCAGGGACCTCGCACGCCTCATGGTGGACGTCCTCATGGAATGGGTCCGCAAGGCCGAGACCGAAGGCTTTCGCGACCTGGTGCTCTCGGCCAAGGCGTCCGACGTGCCGACCACGCTCCAGGCCTACCGGCTGCTGGCCGAGGCCTGCGACCTGCCGCTTCACCTCGGCATCACCGCCGCCGGGCCGATGGACGAGGCCCGCACCCGTTCGGCCATCGTCCTCGGGACGCTTCTGTCGGAAGGCATCGGCGACACCGTGCGAGTGAGCCTGACGGGCTCTTCCGTGAACGAAGTCCTCATGGCCCAGGAAATCCTCGCCGAACTGGGTCTCCGCCCGCGGCTGGGCATCCGCATTCTTTCATGTCCGACGTGCGGCCGGTGCGAGGTGGACCTCATCGGACTGGTCGAGGCGCTTAAGGCCCGCACCCGCGACGTCCTCGAACCGCTGACCGTGGCCGTCATGGGGTGCGTCGTGAACGGTCCGGGCGAGGCGGTCGAAGCCGACGTCGGCGTGGCCGCCGGAAAGGGCCACGGCATGCTTTTCCGCGAGGGCAAAGCCCTCCGCAAGGTCCCGGAAAAAGACCTCCTCGACGCCCTGCTCGATGAGATCCGCACCCTGGCCGAATCGCGGTCCGATTGA